The following proteins come from a genomic window of Alosa sapidissima isolate fAloSap1 chromosome 20, fAloSap1.pri, whole genome shotgun sequence:
- the LOC121694296 gene encoding neurotrophin receptor-interacting factor 1-like isoform X1, translating to MAESLQQETSHTKNRPTMQKYNVWTTQEGPGHLTDCAIATGTMPDVTMSFRCELQDIMATLLDTTVMQILRLVQKEFLEKLKQNEQEIHGLQEKLKMVGHLGEGDEETEEADEETFHRETVTEDEQHSRETETQLSTNEPELIEEFAGNEGNMEDDLEIIQVNEVGNAERDAETGGAGAVRDTGSETVQSDVRVEGEVEFTDNGGNAGKENQTEKEGQKVRRKRKRVRVKSEMEDCGVIMNEKMTTSVDNMVLKLEDPVQVEGTDSCDVSESRGGAGHQVYLLEDHDYPCNADCCDATSVTNLLEMKLPTSLNESTAQHCTVGADSKLREGIKCNTSYSSLATFDPQTEISEEYLAKAKVALTKMEGLPDRGWVLLDPLTGKFCIKDELDFKPEGMGRDEEDEEDEEDGEDGEGPSADPSINGTHSVETGVKMTTNSSTQTEAQITVMMGDEFDKVNLNSPSAKEEEPNRVITRSNKANRTNSISTKTNETNVVQSRRGYATRSTGNTVSARAKRKAKKDHNIKVCASEANTSKKTCADSPQGKSRNIGKGKKVHNFENRVYRSGHFIISPGTLTKSRKEFTKKSSGRIYTAKVKVCDPSDQSFEVKNEPHSKGKVFECKHCAKTFPTLPYLKKHWEYHSPNKKYICSHCGKGFVYECHLKIHLQSHTKERPYQCNQCGKRFRYNSNLKYHLAYHTGEKPHVCLQCGMAFSRRGHLVKHVTCHSGLKPYSCSHCDKTFAAKGGLTRHKQIHLKKQ from the exons ATGGCAGAATCATTACAACAGGAAACTAGCCACACG AAAAACAGGCCTACTATGCAGAAATATAATGTATGGACAACTCAAGAG GGACCTGGCCATTTGACAGATTGTGCGATAGCAACAGGAACGATGCCAGATGTTACGATGTCATTCCGCTGTGAACTTCAAGATATCATGGCGACACTCCTCGATACCACTGTCATGCAGATTTTACGGCTAGTGCAAAAAGAATTTTTGGAGAAATTAAAACAGAATGAGCAGGAGATCCATGGATTACAGGAGAAACTAAAGATGGTTGGACATCTGGGAGAAGGAGATGAGGAGACAGAGGAAGCTGATGAAGAGACATTTCACAGGGAAACTGTAACAGAGGACGAGCAACatagcagagagacagaaacacaactaagcacaAATGAGCCTGAGCTTATAGAAGAGTTTGCAGGGAACGAGGGAAACATGGAGGACGATCTAGAAATCATCCAAGTAAATGAAGTGGGAAATGCAGAGAGGGATGCTGAGActggaggagctggagcagTACGAGACACAGGAAGTGAGACTGTCCAAAGTGACGTGAGGGTTGAAGGGGAGGTCGAATTCACAGACAATGGTGGGAATGCTGGAAAAGAAAAccaaacagagaaagagggacaaaAAGTAAGAAGAAAACGTAAAAGGGTGAGAGTGAAAAGTGAAATGGAGGATTGTGGTGTCATAATGAATGAGAAGATGACCACCAGTGTTGACAACATGGTTCTCAAACTGGAGGATCCTGTACAAGTTGAAGGAACTGATTCTTGTGACGTCTCTGAG TCCCGAGGGGGAGCTGGACACCAGGTGTATCTCCTTGAGGATCATGACTATCCATGTAatg CGGATTGCTGTGATGCCACAAGTGTGACGAATTTACTGGAGATGAAGCTTCCCACTTCACTAAATGAGTCCACTGCTCAACACTGCACTGTGGGTGCAGACAGTAAGTTAAGGGAGGGAATAAAATGCAACACAAGTTACTCCTCTCTTGCGACCTTCGACCCCCAAACTGAAATCAGTGAAGAATACCTAGCTAAGGCCAAGGTAGCTCTAACTAAAATGGAAGGTCTACCAGACAGAGGATGGGTCCTTCTGGATCCTCTGACTGGTAAGTTTTGCATCAAAGATGAGCTGGACTTTAAACCTGAGGGGATGGGAAGAGAtgaagaagatgaagaagatgaagaagatGGAGAAGATGGTGAAGGACCAAGTGCTGATCCAAGCATAAACGGCACACATTCTGTGGAGACAGGGGTCAAAATGACCACAAATAGCAGCACTCAAACAGAAGCTCAAATAACTGTAATGATGGGTGATGAATTTGATAAGGTGAATCTGAACTCTCCATCTGCTAAGGAGGAGGAGCCAAACAGAGTTATCACCAGAAGCAATAAAGCTAATAGAACTAACAGCATCAGCACCAAAACCAATGAGACGAATGTTGTGCAAAGTCGGAGAGGCTACGCTACTAGAAGCACTGGAAACACTGTATCAGCTAGAGCCAAAAGAAAAGCTAAAAAGGATCATAACATAAAGGTCTGTGCCAGTGAAGCCAACACTAGCAAGAAAACCTGTGCTGATAGTCCTCAAGGCAAGAGTAGAAACATTGGAAAAGGTAAAAAAGTTCACAATTTTGAAAATAGGGTTTACAGATCAGGACACTTCATAATTAGTCCAGGTACTTTGACCAAGAGCAGAAAAGAGTTTACCAAGAAAAGCAGTGGACGGATATACACGGCCAAAGTGAAAGTATGTGATCCTAGTGACCAAAGCTTCGAAGTGAAAAATGAACCTCACTCTAAGGGAAAAGTCTTTGAATGTAAACACTGTGCAAAGACTTTTCCCACCTTACCATATCTGAAAAAACATTGGGAATATCACTCTCCAAACAAAAAGTACATATGTTCTCATTGTGGCAAGGGGTTTGTGTATGAATGTCACCTGAAAATCCATCTGCAGTCACATACAAAAGAGAGGCCGTACCAGTGTAATCAGTGTGGCAAAAGGTTTAGATACAACTCCAATCTGAAGTATCATCTAGCCTACCACACTGGAGAAAAGCCACATGTTTGCCTGCAGTGTGGAATGGCCTTCAGCCGCCGTGGTCATCTGGTCAAGCATGTCACTTGTCACTCGGGGCTGAAGCCTTATTCCTGCTCTCATTGTGACAAGACCTTTGCTGCAAAAGGAGGGTTGACAAGGCACAAACAGATTCAtctaaaaaaacaataa
- the mif gene encoding macrophage migration inhibitory factor: MPMFVVNTNVAKSAIPAALMVEATDELAKLMGKPAQYIAVHINGDQMMMFGGKPDPCALCSLVSIGKIGGAQNKQYSKLLCGLLNKHLGISPDRIYINFTDMAAENVAWNNSTFG, translated from the exons ATGCCGATGTTCGTGGTGAACACCAATGTGGCTAAAAGTGCGATTCCTGCCGCTCTTATGGTTGAGGCTACAGACGAATTGGCCAAATTGATGGGGAAACCTGCACAG TATATCGCTGTACACATTAACGGGGATCAGATGATGATGTTCGGTGGAAAGCCAGATCCTTGTGCGCTCTGCTCCTTAGTCAGCATCGGGAAAATCGGAGGAGCACAAAACAAGCAATATTCCAAATTATTGTGCGGCCTGCTCAATAAACACCTGGGCATCTCGCCTGACAG GATCTACAtcaactttactgatatggctGCAGAAAATGTTGCTTGGAACAACTCCACCTTTGGCTGA
- the si:dkeyp-121d2.7 gene encoding zinc finger protein with KRAB and SCAN domains 8 isoform X2 yields the protein MADSLKTFQVHLTAVMDSLVRASVCEITKLFQDTVNDYLVEISLNRKENEALKLRLRLTENKLRNERKYGLSWASRRAGLMASDDGGRKKRKADMARGKAGKEWSGRAWEEGVGEAREEGRDVYLVHLPEGEEEEREERRRASGEGKEPANIKEESSERESGYRPDSLRLIQEALQMEPNEPKSTGPHSHTNDLDPASGSVGLASDNRSPSGLSGAQEDWKGEPACADGAEEGGASVDELSGLETALRAEREREKARSGLNSPTQLDMTDTRGDMEYVMSPKYIGLDGLCSSQQQPASPHRAAGPATTGWTKRTREAVSSSPPLLEQGEGLQLPSATGSLEEESGGEGGDFLHFCTHCGGGFNSTEDLEDHACPVGGDEEQPFQCATCGRAFSQAWALKNHECVPSGERPHRCELCGKRFMHSRSLERHQLVHTGERPHRCPQCGRSFSRLGNLERHQRIHTGERPYECGACGKRFSRVEYLKRHQHIHSSDRAEGQGLQCQQCGKTCSDPEQLKQHQCFYNI from the exons ATGGCAGACTCTCTGAAGACCTTCCAGGTGCATCTCACAGCGGTCATGGACAGTTTAGTCCGTGCGTCGGTGTGTGAGATCACCAAACTCTTCCAGGACACCGTCAACGACTATTTAGTGGAAATATCTTTGAATAGAAAAGAGAATGAAGCCTTGAAACTCAGACTGAGACTGACCGAGAATAAGCTAAGGAATGAGCGCAAGTATGGTCTCAGTTGGGCGAGCCGCCGGGCTGGCCTTATGGCTTCGGATGATGGTGGGCGAAAGAAGCGTAAAGCGGACATGGCCA GAGGAAAGGCAGGGAAGGAGTGGAGTGGTAGAGcgtgggaggagggggttggagaAGCGAGGGAGGAGGGTAGGGACGTGTACCTCGTTCATCTGcctgaaggagaagaggaggagagggaggagagaagacgtGCCTCTGGGGAGGGAAAGGAGCCAGCCAACATcaaagaggag TCTTCTGAGCGGGAGTCTGGTTACAGACCGGACTCTCTTCGGCTGATCCAAGAAGCTCTACAGATGGAGCCTAACGAGCCAAAATCTACTGGCCCTCACAGTCATACAAATG ATCTGGACCCAGCCAGCGGCTCTGTTGGATTGGCTTCCGATAATCGCAGCCCCTCTGGCCTGTCCGGTGCCCAGGAAGACTGGAAGGGAGAACCGGCTTGTGCTGATGGAGCTGAGGAGGGTGGGGCCAGCGTGGACGAGCTAAGTGGCCTCGAGACGGCCTTACGGGCAgagcgggagagggagaaggccaGGTCAGGGCTCAACAGCCCAACTCAGTTAGACATGACCGACACCAGGGGTGACATGGAGTATGTGATGAGCCCCAAGTACATCGGCCTGGATGGACTCTGCAGCTCCCAGCAGCAGCCCGCCTCCCCACACAGAGCAGCAGGCCCAGCCACCACAGGCTGGACCAAGAGAACCCGAGAGGCAGTCAGCAGCTCGCCGCCTCTCCTAGAGCAGGGAGAGGGACTACAACTCCCATCAGCCACTGGGAGCCTGGAAGAGGAGTCTGGTGGCGAGGGCGGGGACTTCCTGCATTTTTGCACACACTGTGGTGGCGGCTTCAACTCCACTGAGGACCTGGAGGACCACGCGTGCCCCGTTGGCGGCGACGAGGAGCAGCCATTCCAGTGTGCCACCTGCGGCCGTGCCTTCAGCCAAGCGTGGGCCTTGAAGAACCACGAGTGCGTGCCCAGCGGCGAGAGGCCCCACCGCTGCGAACTGTGCGGCAAGCGCTTCATGCACTCACGCTCTCTGGAGCGCCATCAGCTGGTGCACACAGGCGAGAGGCCGCACCGGTGCCCGCAGTGCGGCCGCAGCTTCAGTCGCCTGGGCAACCTGGAGCGTCACCAGCGCATCCACACAGGCGAGCGGCCGTACGAGTGCGGCGCCTGCGGCAAGCGGTTCAGCCGCGTGGAGTACCTCAAGAGGCACCAGCACATCCACAGCAGCGACCGTGCCGAGGGCCAGGGCCTGCAGTGCCAGCAGTGTGGCAAGACCTGCAGTGACCCGGAACAACTCAAACAGCACCAGTGTTTCTACAACATATAA
- the si:dkeyp-121d2.7 gene encoding zinc finger protein with KRAB and SCAN domains 8 isoform X1 — translation MADSLKTFQVHLTAVMDSLVRASVCEITKLFQDTVNDYLVEISLNRKENEALKLRLRLTENKLRNERKYGLSWASRRAGLMASDDGGRKKRKADMARGKAGKEWSGRAWEEGVGEAREEGRDVYLVHLPEGEEEEREERRRASGEGKEPANIKEESSERESGYRPDSLRLIQEALQMEPNEPKSTGPHSHTNVDLDPASGSVGLASDNRSPSGLSGAQEDWKGEPACADGAEEGGASVDELSGLETALRAEREREKARSGLNSPTQLDMTDTRGDMEYVMSPKYIGLDGLCSSQQQPASPHRAAGPATTGWTKRTREAVSSSPPLLEQGEGLQLPSATGSLEEESGGEGGDFLHFCTHCGGGFNSTEDLEDHACPVGGDEEQPFQCATCGRAFSQAWALKNHECVPSGERPHRCELCGKRFMHSRSLERHQLVHTGERPHRCPQCGRSFSRLGNLERHQRIHTGERPYECGACGKRFSRVEYLKRHQHIHSSDRAEGQGLQCQQCGKTCSDPEQLKQHQCFYNI, via the exons ATGGCAGACTCTCTGAAGACCTTCCAGGTGCATCTCACAGCGGTCATGGACAGTTTAGTCCGTGCGTCGGTGTGTGAGATCACCAAACTCTTCCAGGACACCGTCAACGACTATTTAGTGGAAATATCTTTGAATAGAAAAGAGAATGAAGCCTTGAAACTCAGACTGAGACTGACCGAGAATAAGCTAAGGAATGAGCGCAAGTATGGTCTCAGTTGGGCGAGCCGCCGGGCTGGCCTTATGGCTTCGGATGATGGTGGGCGAAAGAAGCGTAAAGCGGACATGGCCA GAGGAAAGGCAGGGAAGGAGTGGAGTGGTAGAGcgtgggaggagggggttggagaAGCGAGGGAGGAGGGTAGGGACGTGTACCTCGTTCATCTGcctgaaggagaagaggaggagagggaggagagaagacgtGCCTCTGGGGAGGGAAAGGAGCCAGCCAACATcaaagaggag TCTTCTGAGCGGGAGTCTGGTTACAGACCGGACTCTCTTCGGCTGATCCAAGAAGCTCTACAGATGGAGCCTAACGAGCCAAAATCTACTGGCCCTCACAGTCATACAAATG TAGATCTGGACCCAGCCAGCGGCTCTGTTGGATTGGCTTCCGATAATCGCAGCCCCTCTGGCCTGTCCGGTGCCCAGGAAGACTGGAAGGGAGAACCGGCTTGTGCTGATGGAGCTGAGGAGGGTGGGGCCAGCGTGGACGAGCTAAGTGGCCTCGAGACGGCCTTACGGGCAgagcgggagagggagaaggccaGGTCAGGGCTCAACAGCCCAACTCAGTTAGACATGACCGACACCAGGGGTGACATGGAGTATGTGATGAGCCCCAAGTACATCGGCCTGGATGGACTCTGCAGCTCCCAGCAGCAGCCCGCCTCCCCACACAGAGCAGCAGGCCCAGCCACCACAGGCTGGACCAAGAGAACCCGAGAGGCAGTCAGCAGCTCGCCGCCTCTCCTAGAGCAGGGAGAGGGACTACAACTCCCATCAGCCACTGGGAGCCTGGAAGAGGAGTCTGGTGGCGAGGGCGGGGACTTCCTGCATTTTTGCACACACTGTGGTGGCGGCTTCAACTCCACTGAGGACCTGGAGGACCACGCGTGCCCCGTTGGCGGCGACGAGGAGCAGCCATTCCAGTGTGCCACCTGCGGCCGTGCCTTCAGCCAAGCGTGGGCCTTGAAGAACCACGAGTGCGTGCCCAGCGGCGAGAGGCCCCACCGCTGCGAACTGTGCGGCAAGCGCTTCATGCACTCACGCTCTCTGGAGCGCCATCAGCTGGTGCACACAGGCGAGAGGCCGCACCGGTGCCCGCAGTGCGGCCGCAGCTTCAGTCGCCTGGGCAACCTGGAGCGTCACCAGCGCATCCACACAGGCGAGCGGCCGTACGAGTGCGGCGCCTGCGGCAAGCGGTTCAGCCGCGTGGAGTACCTCAAGAGGCACCAGCACATCCACAGCAGCGACCGTGCCGAGGGCCAGGGCCTGCAGTGCCAGCAGTGTGGCAAGACCTGCAGTGACCCGGAACAACTCAAACAGCACCAGTGTTTCTACAACATATAA
- the LOC121694296 gene encoding zinc finger protein 37-like isoform X3, with amino-acid sequence MQKYNVWTTQEGPGHLTDCAIATGTMPDVTMSFRCELQDIMATLLDTTVMQILRLVQKEFLEKLKQNEQEIHGLQEKLKMVGHLGEGDEETEEADEETFHRETVTEDEQHSRETETQLSTNEPELIEEFAGNEGNMEDDLEIIQVNEVGNAERDAETGGAGAVRDTGSETVQSDVRVEGEVEFTDNGGNAGKENQTEKEGQKVRRKRKRVRVKSEMEDCGVIMNEKMTTSVDNMVLKLEDPVQVEGTDSCDVSESRGGAGHQVYLLEDHDYPCNADCCDATSVTNLLEMKLPTSLNESTAQHCTVGADSKLREGIKCNTSYSSLATFDPQTEISEEYLAKAKVALTKMEGLPDRGWVLLDPLTGKFCIKDELDFKPEGMGRDEEDEEDEEDGEDGEGPSADPSINGTHSVETGVKMTTNSSTQTEAQITVMMGDEFDKVNLNSPSAKEEEPNRVITRSNKANRTNSISTKTNETNVVQSRRGYATRSTGNTVSARAKRKAKKDHNIKVCASEANTSKKTCADSPQGKSRNIGKGKKVHNFENRVYRSGHFIISPGTLTKSRKEFTKKSSGRIYTAKVKVCDPSDQSFEVKNEPHSKGKVFECKHCAKTFPTLPYLKKHWEYHSPNKKYICSHCGKGFVYECHLKIHLQSHTKERPYQCNQCGKRFRYNSNLKYHLAYHTGEKPHVCLQCGMAFSRRGHLVKHVTCHSGLKPYSCSHCDKTFAAKGGLTRHKQIHLKKQ; translated from the exons ATGCAGAAATATAATGTATGGACAACTCAAGAG GGACCTGGCCATTTGACAGATTGTGCGATAGCAACAGGAACGATGCCAGATGTTACGATGTCATTCCGCTGTGAACTTCAAGATATCATGGCGACACTCCTCGATACCACTGTCATGCAGATTTTACGGCTAGTGCAAAAAGAATTTTTGGAGAAATTAAAACAGAATGAGCAGGAGATCCATGGATTACAGGAGAAACTAAAGATGGTTGGACATCTGGGAGAAGGAGATGAGGAGACAGAGGAAGCTGATGAAGAGACATTTCACAGGGAAACTGTAACAGAGGACGAGCAACatagcagagagacagaaacacaactaagcacaAATGAGCCTGAGCTTATAGAAGAGTTTGCAGGGAACGAGGGAAACATGGAGGACGATCTAGAAATCATCCAAGTAAATGAAGTGGGAAATGCAGAGAGGGATGCTGAGActggaggagctggagcagTACGAGACACAGGAAGTGAGACTGTCCAAAGTGACGTGAGGGTTGAAGGGGAGGTCGAATTCACAGACAATGGTGGGAATGCTGGAAAAGAAAAccaaacagagaaagagggacaaaAAGTAAGAAGAAAACGTAAAAGGGTGAGAGTGAAAAGTGAAATGGAGGATTGTGGTGTCATAATGAATGAGAAGATGACCACCAGTGTTGACAACATGGTTCTCAAACTGGAGGATCCTGTACAAGTTGAAGGAACTGATTCTTGTGACGTCTCTGAG TCCCGAGGGGGAGCTGGACACCAGGTGTATCTCCTTGAGGATCATGACTATCCATGTAatg CGGATTGCTGTGATGCCACAAGTGTGACGAATTTACTGGAGATGAAGCTTCCCACTTCACTAAATGAGTCCACTGCTCAACACTGCACTGTGGGTGCAGACAGTAAGTTAAGGGAGGGAATAAAATGCAACACAAGTTACTCCTCTCTTGCGACCTTCGACCCCCAAACTGAAATCAGTGAAGAATACCTAGCTAAGGCCAAGGTAGCTCTAACTAAAATGGAAGGTCTACCAGACAGAGGATGGGTCCTTCTGGATCCTCTGACTGGTAAGTTTTGCATCAAAGATGAGCTGGACTTTAAACCTGAGGGGATGGGAAGAGAtgaagaagatgaagaagatgaagaagatGGAGAAGATGGTGAAGGACCAAGTGCTGATCCAAGCATAAACGGCACACATTCTGTGGAGACAGGGGTCAAAATGACCACAAATAGCAGCACTCAAACAGAAGCTCAAATAACTGTAATGATGGGTGATGAATTTGATAAGGTGAATCTGAACTCTCCATCTGCTAAGGAGGAGGAGCCAAACAGAGTTATCACCAGAAGCAATAAAGCTAATAGAACTAACAGCATCAGCACCAAAACCAATGAGACGAATGTTGTGCAAAGTCGGAGAGGCTACGCTACTAGAAGCACTGGAAACACTGTATCAGCTAGAGCCAAAAGAAAAGCTAAAAAGGATCATAACATAAAGGTCTGTGCCAGTGAAGCCAACACTAGCAAGAAAACCTGTGCTGATAGTCCTCAAGGCAAGAGTAGAAACATTGGAAAAGGTAAAAAAGTTCACAATTTTGAAAATAGGGTTTACAGATCAGGACACTTCATAATTAGTCCAGGTACTTTGACCAAGAGCAGAAAAGAGTTTACCAAGAAAAGCAGTGGACGGATATACACGGCCAAAGTGAAAGTATGTGATCCTAGTGACCAAAGCTTCGAAGTGAAAAATGAACCTCACTCTAAGGGAAAAGTCTTTGAATGTAAACACTGTGCAAAGACTTTTCCCACCTTACCATATCTGAAAAAACATTGGGAATATCACTCTCCAAACAAAAAGTACATATGTTCTCATTGTGGCAAGGGGTTTGTGTATGAATGTCACCTGAAAATCCATCTGCAGTCACATACAAAAGAGAGGCCGTACCAGTGTAATCAGTGTGGCAAAAGGTTTAGATACAACTCCAATCTGAAGTATCATCTAGCCTACCACACTGGAGAAAAGCCACATGTTTGCCTGCAGTGTGGAATGGCCTTCAGCCGCCGTGGTCATCTGGTCAAGCATGTCACTTGTCACTCGGGGCTGAAGCCTTATTCCTGCTCTCATTGTGACAAGACCTTTGCTGCAAAAGGAGGGTTGACAAGGCACAAACAGATTCAtctaaaaaaacaataa
- the LOC121694296 gene encoding zinc finger protein 37-like isoform X2, translating to MAESLQQETSHTGPGHLTDCAIATGTMPDVTMSFRCELQDIMATLLDTTVMQILRLVQKEFLEKLKQNEQEIHGLQEKLKMVGHLGEGDEETEEADEETFHRETVTEDEQHSRETETQLSTNEPELIEEFAGNEGNMEDDLEIIQVNEVGNAERDAETGGAGAVRDTGSETVQSDVRVEGEVEFTDNGGNAGKENQTEKEGQKVRRKRKRVRVKSEMEDCGVIMNEKMTTSVDNMVLKLEDPVQVEGTDSCDVSESRGGAGHQVYLLEDHDYPCNADCCDATSVTNLLEMKLPTSLNESTAQHCTVGADSKLREGIKCNTSYSSLATFDPQTEISEEYLAKAKVALTKMEGLPDRGWVLLDPLTGKFCIKDELDFKPEGMGRDEEDEEDEEDGEDGEGPSADPSINGTHSVETGVKMTTNSSTQTEAQITVMMGDEFDKVNLNSPSAKEEEPNRVITRSNKANRTNSISTKTNETNVVQSRRGYATRSTGNTVSARAKRKAKKDHNIKVCASEANTSKKTCADSPQGKSRNIGKGKKVHNFENRVYRSGHFIISPGTLTKSRKEFTKKSSGRIYTAKVKVCDPSDQSFEVKNEPHSKGKVFECKHCAKTFPTLPYLKKHWEYHSPNKKYICSHCGKGFVYECHLKIHLQSHTKERPYQCNQCGKRFRYNSNLKYHLAYHTGEKPHVCLQCGMAFSRRGHLVKHVTCHSGLKPYSCSHCDKTFAAKGGLTRHKQIHLKKQ from the exons ATGGCAGAATCATTACAACAGGAAACTAGCCACACG GGACCTGGCCATTTGACAGATTGTGCGATAGCAACAGGAACGATGCCAGATGTTACGATGTCATTCCGCTGTGAACTTCAAGATATCATGGCGACACTCCTCGATACCACTGTCATGCAGATTTTACGGCTAGTGCAAAAAGAATTTTTGGAGAAATTAAAACAGAATGAGCAGGAGATCCATGGATTACAGGAGAAACTAAAGATGGTTGGACATCTGGGAGAAGGAGATGAGGAGACAGAGGAAGCTGATGAAGAGACATTTCACAGGGAAACTGTAACAGAGGACGAGCAACatagcagagagacagaaacacaactaagcacaAATGAGCCTGAGCTTATAGAAGAGTTTGCAGGGAACGAGGGAAACATGGAGGACGATCTAGAAATCATCCAAGTAAATGAAGTGGGAAATGCAGAGAGGGATGCTGAGActggaggagctggagcagTACGAGACACAGGAAGTGAGACTGTCCAAAGTGACGTGAGGGTTGAAGGGGAGGTCGAATTCACAGACAATGGTGGGAATGCTGGAAAAGAAAAccaaacagagaaagagggacaaaAAGTAAGAAGAAAACGTAAAAGGGTGAGAGTGAAAAGTGAAATGGAGGATTGTGGTGTCATAATGAATGAGAAGATGACCACCAGTGTTGACAACATGGTTCTCAAACTGGAGGATCCTGTACAAGTTGAAGGAACTGATTCTTGTGACGTCTCTGAG TCCCGAGGGGGAGCTGGACACCAGGTGTATCTCCTTGAGGATCATGACTATCCATGTAatg CGGATTGCTGTGATGCCACAAGTGTGACGAATTTACTGGAGATGAAGCTTCCCACTTCACTAAATGAGTCCACTGCTCAACACTGCACTGTGGGTGCAGACAGTAAGTTAAGGGAGGGAATAAAATGCAACACAAGTTACTCCTCTCTTGCGACCTTCGACCCCCAAACTGAAATCAGTGAAGAATACCTAGCTAAGGCCAAGGTAGCTCTAACTAAAATGGAAGGTCTACCAGACAGAGGATGGGTCCTTCTGGATCCTCTGACTGGTAAGTTTTGCATCAAAGATGAGCTGGACTTTAAACCTGAGGGGATGGGAAGAGAtgaagaagatgaagaagatgaagaagatGGAGAAGATGGTGAAGGACCAAGTGCTGATCCAAGCATAAACGGCACACATTCTGTGGAGACAGGGGTCAAAATGACCACAAATAGCAGCACTCAAACAGAAGCTCAAATAACTGTAATGATGGGTGATGAATTTGATAAGGTGAATCTGAACTCTCCATCTGCTAAGGAGGAGGAGCCAAACAGAGTTATCACCAGAAGCAATAAAGCTAATAGAACTAACAGCATCAGCACCAAAACCAATGAGACGAATGTTGTGCAAAGTCGGAGAGGCTACGCTACTAGAAGCACTGGAAACACTGTATCAGCTAGAGCCAAAAGAAAAGCTAAAAAGGATCATAACATAAAGGTCTGTGCCAGTGAAGCCAACACTAGCAAGAAAACCTGTGCTGATAGTCCTCAAGGCAAGAGTAGAAACATTGGAAAAGGTAAAAAAGTTCACAATTTTGAAAATAGGGTTTACAGATCAGGACACTTCATAATTAGTCCAGGTACTTTGACCAAGAGCAGAAAAGAGTTTACCAAGAAAAGCAGTGGACGGATATACACGGCCAAAGTGAAAGTATGTGATCCTAGTGACCAAAGCTTCGAAGTGAAAAATGAACCTCACTCTAAGGGAAAAGTCTTTGAATGTAAACACTGTGCAAAGACTTTTCCCACCTTACCATATCTGAAAAAACATTGGGAATATCACTCTCCAAACAAAAAGTACATATGTTCTCATTGTGGCAAGGGGTTTGTGTATGAATGTCACCTGAAAATCCATCTGCAGTCACATACAAAAGAGAGGCCGTACCAGTGTAATCAGTGTGGCAAAAGGTTTAGATACAACTCCAATCTGAAGTATCATCTAGCCTACCACACTGGAGAAAAGCCACATGTTTGCCTGCAGTGTGGAATGGCCTTCAGCCGCCGTGGTCATCTGGTCAAGCATGTCACTTGTCACTCGGGGCTGAAGCCTTATTCCTGCTCTCATTGTGACAAGACCTTTGCTGCAAAAGGAGGGTTGACAAGGCACAAACAGATTCAtctaaaaaaacaataa